In the Paraflavitalea devenefica genome, one interval contains:
- a CDS encoding 3-deoxy-D-manno-octulosonic acid transferase, which produces MHLFFYTIFCRFYLLGVRLAALWNPKARLWLEGRKGLLERIQSAIGSNESGEKSREPGVESWESGVKSPDSELKTPDSRLIWMHCASLGEFEQGRPVLEALRSRYPGIKILLTFFSPSGYEVRKNYEGADYVFYLPMDSRANARRFLDMVQPSLVIWIKYEYWYHYLTALKKRKIPTLLVSGIFRPDQPFFKWYGRLHRYILESFTHLFVQTPDSRDLLTGIGFTANVTINGDTRFDRVTQIAQQFAPIPAVEAFCDNHSTVVAGSTWSEDEEELDHYANTHPEMRFIIAPHEVNEAHLVEIEKLFKHTVRYSVLQKRVPGTVSRDQQVTNTLIIDNIGMLSRLYKYATITYVGGGFGSDGVHNVLEAAVYSKPVVHGPVYEKYVEATELVEQGGAFPIETALELEKVLNNLLADTAAYNKACRQAGDYVHAKAGATDAVLQFIQEKRLLTN; this is translated from the coding sequence GTGCACCTGTTTTTCTATACTATTTTTTGCCGTTTTTACCTGCTGGGCGTACGCCTGGCGGCGCTCTGGAACCCGAAAGCCAGGCTGTGGCTGGAGGGAAGGAAGGGATTGTTGGAGAGAATACAGTCGGCAATCGGCAGTAATGAGTCGGGAGAAAAGAGTCGGGAGCCGGGAGTAGAGAGTTGGGAGTCGGGAGTAAAGAGTCCAGACTCTGAACTCAAGACTCCAGACTCCAGACTCATCTGGATGCATTGTGCTTCCCTGGGGGAGTTTGAGCAGGGAAGGCCGGTGCTGGAGGCGTTGCGGAGCCGGTATCCGGGTATTAAAATATTATTAACCTTCTTCTCGCCTTCCGGCTATGAGGTGCGGAAAAACTATGAAGGAGCCGATTATGTGTTTTACCTGCCCATGGACTCCCGGGCCAATGCCCGCCGTTTCCTGGATATGGTACAGCCCAGCCTGGTGATCTGGATTAAGTATGAATACTGGTACCATTACCTTACCGCCCTGAAAAAACGGAAGATACCTACCCTGCTGGTATCGGGCATCTTCCGGCCCGACCAACCCTTCTTTAAGTGGTACGGCCGCCTGCACCGGTACATCCTGGAAAGCTTTACCCACCTGTTTGTACAAACCCCCGATTCCCGCGACCTGCTGACCGGTATTGGCTTTACCGCCAACGTAACCATAAATGGTGATACCCGCTTTGACCGCGTGACGCAGATCGCTCAGCAATTTGCGCCCATACCGGCTGTGGAAGCCTTCTGCGACAATCACTCTACAGTTGTTGCCGGCAGCACCTGGTCGGAAGATGAAGAGGAGCTGGACCATTATGCCAATACCCATCCGGAGATGCGTTTTATCATAGCGCCGCATGAGGTGAATGAGGCCCACCTGGTGGAGATCGAAAAATTATTCAAGCATACGGTCCGCTATTCTGTATTGCAAAAGCGTGTTCCGGGAACGGTGAGCCGTGATCAGCAGGTGACCAATACCCTGATCATTGATAATATCGGCATGCTGTCCAGGCTGTACAAATATGCTACCATCACGTATGTAGGCGGCGGCTTCGGCAGCGACGGCGTACACAATGTGCTGGAGGCGGCTGTGTACAGCAAGCCGGTAGTGCATGGGCCTGTCTATGAGAAGTATGTTGAAGCGACAGAGCTGGTGGAGCAGGGCGGCGCATTTCCCATTGAAACAGCGCTGGAGCTGGAAAAGGTGCTGAACAATTTACTGGCTGATACAGCCGCCTATAATAAAGCCTGCCGGCAGGCAGGCGATTATGTACATGCTAAAGCAGGCGCTACAGATGCCGTGCTTCAATTCATTCAGGAAAAGCGTCTTTTAACCAATTGA
- a CDS encoding nucleotide sugar dehydrogenase — MYQDLVDQKARLAVIGLGYVGLPIALEFARKVPVIGFDINAKRIEMMQQGIDPSKEVTADEFKGANIVFTDSLEVLKQASFFIVAVPTPVDKYNVPDLKPLISASETVGKVLKKGDYVVYESTTYPGCTEEDCLPVLEKMSGLKLGIDFKLGYSPERINPGDKKHTLRTVIKVVSGSDAEALEQVAKIYELVVDAGVHRASSIKVAEASKIVENTQRDLNIALMNELSLIFDRMGVNTYEVIEAAGTKWNFLKFQPGLVGGHCIGVDPYYLTYKAASLGYESKVITASRFINDDMARYVARKIITHVLRNSNDPKVLVKGVTFKENVSDIRNSKIVDTVKELLAFNIQVDMEDPYAETDEVHEEYGLHLVKQPAVDYDAVIVTVPHKPYTTLKDADFAAMTREHAMIADLKGIYKNTITSRKYWSL, encoded by the coding sequence ATGTACCAGGATTTAGTTGATCAGAAAGCCCGGTTAGCTGTTATTGGCTTAGGCTATGTTGGGTTACCAATAGCCTTGGAATTTGCCCGCAAAGTACCGGTTATCGGTTTTGATATCAATGCGAAGCGGATTGAGATGATGCAGCAGGGCATTGATCCCAGTAAAGAAGTAACAGCCGACGAGTTCAAAGGCGCCAATATCGTTTTCACAGACAGCCTGGAAGTATTAAAACAGGCCAGCTTTTTTATAGTAGCGGTGCCTACGCCGGTTGATAAGTATAATGTGCCCGACCTGAAGCCTTTGATCAGTGCTTCAGAAACAGTGGGCAAAGTGTTGAAGAAAGGGGATTATGTGGTCTATGAGTCCACCACTTATCCCGGTTGTACAGAAGAGGATTGCTTACCAGTGCTGGAAAAAATGTCTGGCTTAAAGCTGGGCATAGATTTCAAACTGGGCTATTCACCGGAACGTATTAATCCCGGTGATAAAAAACATACCCTGCGTACCGTGATCAAAGTCGTATCGGGCAGTGATGCGGAAGCACTGGAGCAGGTAGCAAAGATCTATGAACTGGTGGTAGATGCCGGTGTACACCGGGCTTCTTCCATCAAAGTAGCAGAGGCTTCCAAAATTGTAGAGAATACGCAGCGTGATCTGAATATAGCCCTGATGAATGAGCTGTCGCTCATTTTTGACCGCATGGGCGTGAATACTTATGAAGTGATTGAAGCGGCGGGCACCAAATGGAACTTCCTGAAGTTCCAGCCGGGACTGGTAGGCGGGCATTGTATCGGGGTAGACCCTTACTACCTTACCTACAAGGCGGCTTCACTGGGCTATGAGTCGAAGGTGATTACGGCCAGCCGGTTCATCAATGATGATATGGCCAGGTATGTGGCCCGTAAGATCATTACCCACGTATTGCGTAATTCCAATGATCCTAAGGTATTGGTGAAGGGAGTTACGTTCAAGGAAAACGTGAGTGATATCCGGAATTCGAAGATCGTTGATACCGTAAAAGAACTACTGGCGTTCAATATACAGGTGGATATGGAAGACCCTTATGCAGAAACGGATGAAGTGCATGAAGAATATGGGTTGCACCTGGTAAAACAGCCGGCGGTGGATTACGATGCCGTAATTGTCACTGTTCCGCATAAACCTTATACTACGTTGAAGGATGCCGATTTTGCTGCCATGACACGGGAGCATGCCATGATTGCCGACCTGAAAGGAATTTATAAAAATACTATCACCAGCAGAAAATACTGGAGTTTGTAA
- a CDS encoding UDP-glucuronic acid decarboxylase family protein yields the protein MARKRVLITGAAGFLGSHLSDRFIKEGFHVIGMDNLITGDLKNIEHLFKLEQFEFYNHDVSTFIHVPGNLDYILHFASPASPIDYLKIPIQTLKVGSLGTHNCLGLARAKGARILVASTSEIYGDPMVHPQNEEYWGNVNPVGPRGVYDEAKRFQEAMTMAYHTFHGLETRIIRIFNTYGPRMRLNDGRALPAFIGQALRGEDLTVFGDGSQTRSFCYVDDLVEGIYRLLLSDYRQPVNIGNPDEISLKDFAEEIIALTGTKQEIVYKPLPVDDPKQRKPDITRAKEVLGWEPKVGRKEGLKITYEYFKSLKPEEWFKQPKEFISR from the coding sequence ATGGCAAGAAAAAGAGTACTTATCACCGGAGCTGCCGGATTCCTGGGTTCGCATCTGAGCGACCGCTTTATCAAAGAAGGTTTTCATGTTATTGGCATGGACAACCTGATTACCGGCGACCTGAAGAATATTGAGCATTTGTTCAAACTGGAACAGTTTGAGTTCTATAACCACGACGTTTCTACTTTCATCCACGTGCCGGGCAACCTGGATTATATCCTGCACTTTGCCTCACCGGCCAGCCCGATAGATTACCTGAAGATCCCTATCCAGACACTGAAGGTAGGTTCATTGGGTACACATAACTGTCTTGGTTTGGCAAGGGCCAAAGGCGCCAGGATCCTGGTAGCTTCTACTTCGGAGATCTATGGCGACCCGATGGTGCACCCGCAAAACGAGGAATACTGGGGTAATGTAAACCCGGTAGGTCCGCGTGGTGTATATGATGAGGCCAAGCGTTTCCAGGAAGCCATGACCATGGCTTACCATACTTTCCATGGACTGGAAACACGCATCATCCGCATCTTCAATACTTACGGTCCGCGTATGCGTCTCAATGACGGCCGTGCATTACCTGCCTTCATTGGCCAGGCTTTGCGTGGTGAGGATCTCACGGTATTTGGCGATGGTTCACAAACAAGAAGCTTCTGCTATGTGGATGACCTGGTAGAAGGTATTTACCGCCTGCTTCTGAGTGATTACCGCCAGCCGGTAAATATTGGTAACCCCGATGAGATCTCCCTCAAAGACTTTGCGGAAGAGATCATCGCCCTGACCGGTACCAAACAGGAAATCGTATATAAGCCCCTGCCTGTAGACGATCCCAAACAACGTAAACCGGACATTACCCGTGCTAAAGAGGTACTGGGCTGGGAACCTAAAGTGGGCCGTAAAGAAGGTTTGAAGATCACTTATGAGTATTTCAAATCCCTGAAGCCGGAAGAATGGTTCAAACAACCCAAGGAGTTTATTAGCCGATAG
- the rfbB gene encoding dTDP-glucose 4,6-dehydratase, with protein sequence MANYSKTIMITGGAGFIGSHVVRLFVNKYPSYRIVNLDALTYAGNLENLTDVQDKPNYVFEKGDITDEKRIAALFEQYGFDGVLHLAAESHVDRSIIDPLAFVRTNVLGTVTLLNTCRQYWKEEMSSKLFYHVSTDEVYGSLGETGFFTEETAYDPRSPYSASKASSDHFVMAYHHTYGLPVIMSNCSNNYGSHHFPEKLIPLMINNIKNNKPLPVYGKGENVRDWLYVEDHARAIDTIFHKGKNGEKYNIGGFNEWKNLDLVHLLCNIMDKKLGRAAGASAKLITYVTDRPGHDLRYAIDATKLNKELGWSPSLQFEEGLEKTVDWYLQHEEWVKHVTSGDYQHYYNEQYAKR encoded by the coding sequence ATGGCTAATTATAGTAAAACCATCATGATCACAGGCGGGGCCGGTTTTATCGGCTCGCATGTAGTGCGGTTATTTGTAAACAAATACCCGTCATACCGTATTGTAAACCTCGATGCCCTCACTTATGCGGGCAACCTGGAGAACCTCACCGATGTGCAGGACAAACCCAATTATGTGTTTGAGAAAGGGGATATTACGGATGAGAAAAGAATAGCGGCCTTATTTGAGCAGTATGGTTTTGACGGCGTCCTCCACCTGGCGGCAGAAAGCCATGTGGACCGTTCCATCATTGATCCGCTGGCCTTTGTACGCACCAACGTACTGGGTACGGTAACACTGCTGAATACCTGTCGCCAGTATTGGAAAGAAGAGATGAGCAGCAAGCTTTTTTACCATGTATCTACCGATGAAGTATATGGTTCACTGGGCGAAACCGGCTTCTTCACAGAAGAAACGGCGTATGACCCGCGTTCACCCTATTCAGCTTCCAAAGCCTCTTCCGATCATTTTGTAATGGCCTATCACCATACGTATGGCTTACCGGTGATCATGAGCAATTGTTCCAACAATTATGGCTCTCATCACTTCCCGGAGAAGCTGATACCGCTCATGATCAATAATATCAAGAACAATAAGCCGCTGCCCGTGTATGGCAAGGGGGAAAATGTGCGCGACTGGTTGTATGTAGAAGATCATGCCCGCGCTATTGATACCATTTTCCATAAAGGAAAGAATGGTGAGAAATACAATATCGGCGGCTTTAATGAGTGGAAGAATCTTGACCTGGTGCATTTGCTGTGCAACATCATGGACAAAAAGCTGGGCCGTGCAGCGGGCGCTTCTGCAAAACTGATCACGTATGTCACCGACAGACCCGGTCACGACCTGCGCTATGCCATCGACGCTACCAAACTGAATAAAGAACTGGGATGGAGCCCTTCCCTGCAGTTTGAGGAAGGATTGGAGAAAACGGTAGACTGGTACCTGCAACATGAAGAGTGGGTAAAGCACGTTACGTCCGGCGATTACCAGCATTATTACAACGAGCAATACGCAAAGCGATAA
- a CDS encoding UDP-glucose dehydrogenase family protein: MKIAVVGTGYVGLVTGTCFAETGNDVTCVDIDKSKVEKLCNGQITIYEPGLEKLFLRNLKEERLRFTTSLEDGIKDAAIIFLALPTPPGEDGSADLKYILGVADHLGKILKDYKVIVDKSTVPVGTAEKVHTAIAKNYKGEFDVVSNPEFLREGVAVDDFMKPDRVVIGASSERAKKVMSDLYAPFVRSGNPVINMDLRSAELTKYAANSFLATKISFMNEIAQLCERLGADVDMVRRGVGSDERIGKRFLFPGIGYGGSCFPKDVQALVKSSKEVSYDFQILNAVMDVNEKQKLHLMPKIKKFFNNDLKGKKFAMWGLAFKPNTDDIREAPALYMIDELTAAGATLSVFDPEAMTNVKGVIGGKVEYAENQYDCLEGADALIIATEWNEFRTPNFLKMVTALKNKVIFDGRNLFEGNAVKELGFYYESVGRAVAAPGK, encoded by the coding sequence ATGAAAATTGCTGTTGTTGGAACCGGTTACGTTGGATTGGTGACCGGGACCTGTTTCGCTGAGACAGGAAATGATGTTACCTGCGTGGACATCGATAAATCGAAAGTGGAGAAGCTTTGTAATGGTCAGATCACCATTTACGAACCAGGTCTTGAGAAATTGTTTCTTCGTAACCTGAAGGAAGAGCGCCTGCGTTTCACCACCAGCCTGGAAGACGGGATCAAAGATGCCGCCATCATTTTCCTGGCCCTGCCTACGCCTCCGGGCGAAGATGGTTCCGCCGACCTGAAATACATATTGGGCGTTGCTGATCACCTGGGTAAGATCCTGAAAGATTATAAAGTGATCGTAGATAAAAGTACCGTACCGGTAGGCACTGCCGAGAAAGTACATACTGCGATCGCTAAGAATTATAAAGGTGAATTTGATGTAGTATCCAATCCCGAGTTTTTAAGGGAAGGGGTGGCTGTAGACGATTTCATGAAGCCCGACCGTGTAGTGATCGGCGCTTCTTCTGAAAGAGCTAAGAAAGTAATGAGCGATCTCTATGCGCCATTCGTTCGCTCCGGCAACCCTGTTATCAACATGGACCTCCGTTCAGCCGAGCTGACCAAATATGCCGCCAATTCATTCCTCGCTACGAAGATCTCTTTCATGAATGAGATTGCCCAGTTGTGCGAGCGCCTGGGTGCTGATGTAGACATGGTGCGCCGTGGCGTGGGTAGTGATGAACGTATCGGCAAACGCTTCCTGTTCCCCGGTATCGGTTATGGCGGAAGCTGCTTCCCCAAAGACGTACAGGCGCTGGTAAAATCATCCAAAGAAGTGAGCTATGACTTCCAGATCCTGAATGCAGTAATGGATGTGAACGAGAAGCAGAAACTGCACCTCATGCCTAAGATCAAGAAGTTCTTCAACAATGATCTGAAAGGTAAAAAGTTTGCGATGTGGGGCCTGGCCTTTAAGCCCAATACAGACGATATACGCGAGGCTCCGGCTTTATATATGATTGATGAGCTGACGGCAGCAGGCGCTACCCTCAGTGTGTTTGACCCCGAAGCAATGACCAATGTAAAAGGTGTTATTGGCGGCAAGGTAGAGTATGCTGAGAACCAGTATGATTGCCTGGAAGGCGCCGACGCCCTGATCATTGCCACTGAATGGAATGAATTCCGCACGCCCAACTTCCTGAAAATGGTAACGGCGCTGAAGAATAAAGTCATCTTTGATGGCCGCAACCTGTTTGAAGGCAATGCAGTGAAAGAACTGGGATTCTATTATGAAAGCGTGGGAAGGGCCGTAGCCGCTCCCGGCAAATAA
- a CDS encoding DegT/DnrJ/EryC1/StrS family aminotransferase gives MRPIQMVDLKQQYAKIKTEVDKGIQEVIDAAAFINGKAVTDFTTGLTKYLGAKHVIPCANGTDALQIAMMALNLQPGDEVITPSFTYIATVEVVALLQLKPVFVEVDPKTFCIDPAAIEKAITSKTKAIVPVHLYGQAADMEAIMEIANRRGLYVIEDTAQAIGCSVTFKDGTVKKGGTIGTIGATSFFPSKNLGCYGDGGAIFTNDDALASQMKKIANHGQSKRYYHDVVGCNSRLDSIQAAVLNAKLPHLDSYIAARQQAADFYDKAFANHPKITTPARASYSDHVFHQYTLLLEGVDRDGLNQYLADKGIPSMIYYPVPAHRQQMFEAFGGSSYILETTDWLTERVISLPMHTELDEEQLVFITSHVLEFINKHS, from the coding sequence ATGCGGCCGATACAAATGGTGGATTTAAAACAGCAGTACGCGAAGATCAAGACAGAAGTGGACAAAGGTATTCAGGAAGTAATAGATGCTGCTGCTTTTATAAATGGTAAAGCAGTTACGGATTTTACGACCGGCTTAACGAAGTACTTAGGGGCAAAACACGTAATTCCCTGTGCCAATGGTACGGATGCCCTGCAGATAGCCATGATGGCACTTAATTTGCAACCTGGCGACGAGGTGATCACACCTTCCTTCACCTACATCGCCACCGTGGAGGTAGTAGCCCTCCTGCAATTGAAACCGGTTTTTGTGGAGGTTGATCCCAAAACTTTTTGTATTGATCCTGCTGCTATAGAGAAAGCCATTACATCAAAAACCAAAGCGATTGTGCCGGTGCACCTGTACGGACAGGCAGCCGATATGGAAGCGATCATGGAAATAGCTAACCGTCGCGGGCTGTATGTCATTGAAGATACCGCACAGGCTATTGGTTGCTCGGTTACTTTCAAAGATGGCACGGTAAAGAAAGGTGGTACCATTGGCACCATCGGCGCTACTTCCTTCTTCCCCTCCAAAAACCTTGGATGTTATGGAGATGGCGGTGCAATATTCACCAACGATGACGCGTTAGCCAGCCAGATGAAAAAAATTGCCAATCATGGTCAGAGTAAACGATACTACCATGACGTGGTTGGTTGTAACAGCCGCCTCGATTCTATCCAGGCTGCTGTACTGAATGCAAAATTGCCACACCTGGATAGTTATATTGCTGCCCGCCAGCAGGCCGCTGATTTTTATGATAAGGCTTTTGCCAATCATCCAAAGATCACTACACCGGCCAGGGCATCCTATAGTGACCATGTGTTTCATCAATATACCCTCCTGCTTGAAGGTGTTGACCGTGATGGATTGAATCAGTATCTCGCTGATAAGGGTATTCCTTCTATGATCTATTATCCTGTACCCGCCCACCGGCAACAAATGTTTGAAGCATTCGGCGGCTCATCCTATATCCTCGAAACTACCGATTGGTTGACGGAGAGAGTGATTTCGCTACCAATGCATACGGAACTGGATGAAGAACAGCTCGTGTTCATCACCAGCCATGTGTTGGAGTTTATTAATAAACATTCATAA